The proteins below come from a single Mesobacillus jeotgali genomic window:
- a CDS encoding 4-hydroxy-3-methylbut-2-enyl diphosphate reductase codes for MNVIKISPRGYCYGVVDAMVIARNAALDKSLPRPIYILGMIVHNKHVTDAFEEEGIITLDGNNRKEILEKVEGGTVIFTAHGISPEVRELAKEKGLVSIDATCPDVTNTHNLIREKEKEGFEVIYIGKKGHPEPEGAVGVAPGIVHLVETPADVEALDLQAEKLIVTNQTTMSQWDVADIMKNVKEKYPHAEVHREICMATQVRQEAVAEQAKEADVLIVVGDPKSNNSNRLAQVSEEIAGTKAYRIADITELDIEWIKEADTVAVTSGASTPTPITKEVITFLGQFDKENKETWVKEKKVPLHKILPKVKKTEANV; via the coding sequence ATGAATGTAATTAAAATATCGCCACGCGGTTATTGCTATGGTGTTGTGGATGCCATGGTCATTGCACGCAATGCTGCTTTGGATAAAAGCCTGCCGCGTCCAATATATATACTCGGGATGATTGTCCATAATAAGCATGTCACTGATGCATTTGAAGAAGAAGGCATCATTACATTGGATGGAAACAACCGAAAGGAAATCCTTGAAAAAGTTGAAGGCGGAACAGTTATTTTCACAGCACACGGCATTTCACCGGAAGTCAGGGAGCTTGCCAAGGAAAAGGGGCTTGTTTCGATTGACGCAACCTGCCCTGACGTGACAAACACCCATAACCTGATCAGGGAAAAAGAAAAAGAAGGTTTTGAGGTTATTTACATCGGCAAAAAAGGGCATCCCGAACCTGAAGGAGCTGTAGGTGTCGCACCAGGGATCGTTCATCTTGTGGAAACGCCAGCGGATGTAGAGGCATTGGATCTGCAGGCTGAAAAATTAATCGTAACCAACCAGACAACGATGAGCCAGTGGGACGTTGCCGACATCATGAAGAACGTAAAGGAAAAGTACCCTCATGCGGAAGTCCATAGAGAAATTTGCATGGCTACGCAAGTCCGCCAGGAGGCTGTCGCCGAGCAGGCTAAAGAGGCAGATGTGCTAATTGTGGTTGGCGACCCTAAAAGCAATAACTCAAATCGTCTCGCACAGGTATCAGAAGAAATAGCCGGAACAAAAGCATATCGAATTGCCGATATCACCGAGCTTGATATCGAATGGATAAAAGAGGCTGATACAGTCGCAGTCACATCTGGAGCATCGACTCCAACTCCTATTACAAAAGAGGTCATTACCTTCCTCGGACAGTTTGACAAAGAAAACAAAGAAACCTGGGTAAAAGAGAAAAAGGTACCTCTTCATAAAATCCTGCCAAAGGTCAAGAAAACCGAGGCCAACGTATAA
- a CDS encoding DUF2624 domain-containing protein, giving the protein MAIFENIINHKIGNITADELLKYASQFNISITKAQAEKIAGYLRGKKVNIFIDSERTALIKQIARITSPETAKEVNKLFVKFTK; this is encoded by the coding sequence TTGGCTATATTTGAAAACATCATTAACCATAAGATAGGCAACATCACGGCTGATGAACTGCTGAAGTACGCCTCTCAATTTAATATTTCCATTACAAAGGCTCAGGCAGAGAAAATCGCCGGATACTTACGCGGTAAAAAAGTGAACATCTTTATTGATTCAGAGAGAACAGCATTGATCAAACAAATCGCAAGAATCACCAGCCCTGAGACAGCAAAAGAAGTCAACAAGCTGTTCGTGAAATTCACTAAATAA
- a CDS encoding metal ABC transporter ATP-binding protein encodes MDTNNYIVQVQDLYYRYDKENVLENINLSIEKGSFLAIVGPNGSGKSTLLKLMLGLIKPQQGSIRLFGQDISKFREQHKIGFVSQKANSFNTGFPATVFEVVASGLTKKLGLFNFLKKSDHAKIKQAIDSVGMGKFLDRNIGELSGGQQQRVFIARALVSEPDLLILDEPTVGVDVQNVNSFYEMLETLNKEKGITLLLVTHDIGTISEKVTNVACLNKNMHFHGSAEEFEQLKINDVSEIYGHDVHVLTHDHHHHEGGHHHD; translated from the coding sequence ATGGACACGAATAATTACATCGTCCAGGTACAGGACCTTTATTATCGATATGATAAAGAAAATGTTCTTGAAAATATAAATCTGTCTATCGAAAAGGGCAGTTTTTTAGCGATTGTCGGCCCGAACGGTTCCGGCAAGTCAACGCTTCTTAAGCTGATGCTTGGTCTGATCAAGCCGCAGCAGGGCTCGATCCGTCTGTTTGGACAGGATATCAGCAAGTTTAGGGAACAGCATAAAATTGGCTTTGTATCTCAAAAAGCTAATTCTTTCAACACTGGCTTCCCTGCTACCGTTTTTGAGGTAGTCGCCAGCGGACTGACGAAAAAGCTTGGTCTATTCAATTTTCTGAAGAAGAGTGACCATGCAAAAATAAAGCAAGCAATCGACTCCGTAGGGATGGGGAAATTCCTCGACAGGAACATTGGAGAACTATCCGGAGGCCAGCAGCAGAGGGTTTTCATTGCAAGGGCACTTGTCAGTGAACCGGATTTGCTGATTTTGGATGAACCAACGGTAGGGGTAGATGTCCAGAACGTCAATTCCTTTTACGAGATGCTCGAAACACTCAATAAGGAGAAAGGGATTACTTTGCTTCTGGTAACCCACGACATTGGTACAATTTCAGAAAAGGTTACAAATGTAGCCTGCTTGAATAAGAATATGCATTTCCATGGAAGTGCTGAGGAATTTGAACAGCTGAAGATCAATGATGTTTCAGAAATATACGGTCATGATGTCCATGTCCTGACTCACGATCACCATCATCATGAAGGAGGGCACCATCATGATTAG
- a CDS encoding Fur family transcriptional regulator has product MNVNEAMNLLKEQGYKHTGKREDMLQLFSDNDKYLTARDVLEQMKGNYPGLSFDTIYRNLSVFAELGILEMTELSGEKHFRFTCSHKEHHHHFICLDCGKTKEIETCPMRNIEASFKGYDISGHKFEIYGRCPDCV; this is encoded by the coding sequence ATGAATGTGAATGAAGCAATGAACCTGCTGAAGGAACAGGGTTATAAACATACCGGAAAACGCGAAGATATGCTTCAGCTTTTTTCCGATAATGACAAATATTTGACTGCTCGCGATGTACTTGAACAGATGAAGGGCAATTATCCGGGCTTAAGCTTCGATACAATCTACCGGAATCTGAGCGTGTTCGCTGAACTGGGGATTCTTGAAATGACAGAGCTCTCGGGTGAAAAGCATTTCCGCTTCACCTGCTCGCATAAAGAGCATCATCATCACTTCATTTGCCTTGACTGCGGCAAAACGAAAGAGATTGAGACCTGTCCCATGAGGAATATTGAGGCAAGCTTCAAAGGCTATGATATTTCCGGACATAAATTTGAAATATACGGCCGCTGCCCGGATTGTGTTTAA
- a CDS encoding Nif3-like dinuclear metal center hexameric protein, which produces MKKVNGHEVIQLFEQFSPRAFAMEGDKVGLQIGALNQPVENVLVALDVTEEVVEEAIARNAQLIIAHHPPIFRPLKKIATDTPAGRMIARLIKHDIAVYAAHTNLDVAKGGVNDLLAAALGLKNPQVLVPTYEDQLKKLVVFVPEEDAVRLRDALGNAGAGAIGNYSHCSFSGAGEGRFLPGENTDPHIGEQGKLEAVNEVRVEMIFPQSIEKKVIQAMIKAHPYEEVAYDIYRLDNTGEQLGLGRIGQVEETTLSEYAKVVKEALGVDKVRVVGDLNAKVKKVAVLGGDGNKYYSQAKFRGADVYITGDIYYHTAHDALMAGLNMIDPGHNVEKIMKKGVATVMEGLCKEKGFDVKFIPSDIGTDPFTFI; this is translated from the coding sequence GTGAAAAAAGTGAATGGACATGAAGTAATTCAGCTTTTTGAACAATTTTCACCCAGGGCATTTGCAATGGAAGGCGATAAGGTCGGCCTGCAAATCGGGGCGTTGAATCAACCGGTTGAGAACGTCCTCGTGGCTCTTGATGTAACAGAGGAAGTGGTGGAGGAGGCGATTGCCCGGAACGCTCAGTTAATCATCGCCCACCATCCGCCGATATTCCGGCCATTGAAAAAAATCGCGACGGACACTCCTGCCGGACGAATGATTGCCAGGCTGATTAAGCATGACATCGCAGTATATGCGGCACACACAAACCTGGATGTGGCAAAGGGAGGCGTAAATGACCTCCTGGCTGCTGCTCTTGGTTTAAAGAACCCTCAAGTGCTTGTACCTACCTATGAGGATCAACTGAAAAAGCTAGTCGTGTTCGTACCAGAGGAAGATGCAGTGCGATTGCGGGATGCCTTAGGAAATGCAGGAGCCGGAGCAATCGGCAACTATAGCCATTGTTCGTTCTCCGGAGCGGGGGAAGGACGTTTCCTGCCGGGGGAAAATACAGATCCTCATATCGGCGAACAAGGGAAGCTTGAAGCAGTCAATGAAGTGCGCGTAGAAATGATTTTTCCGCAGAGTATTGAAAAGAAAGTCATCCAGGCTATGATCAAGGCCCATCCTTATGAGGAGGTCGCCTATGATATTTATCGACTTGATAATACCGGGGAACAACTAGGACTTGGAAGAATCGGGCAAGTCGAAGAGACGACCCTTTCTGAATATGCCAAAGTAGTAAAGGAAGCTTTGGGAGTCGATAAAGTCCGAGTCGTCGGGGACTTGAACGCGAAGGTGAAAAAAGTAGCTGTCCTAGGCGGTGACGGAAATAAGTATTACTCACAGGCGAAATTCCGCGGAGCAGACGTTTATATTACTGGGGATATCTACTATCACACAGCACACGATGCCCTGATGGCCGGATTGAATATGATTGATCCGGGACATAATGTCGAAAAAATCATGAAAAAGGGAGTCGCCACGGTGATGGAGGGACTATGTAAAGAAAAAGGGTTTGATGTTAAATTCATTCCATCTGACATAGGAACAGATCCGTTTACCTTTATCTAG
- a CDS encoding DEAD/DEAH box helicase translates to MSETKFNRYELKPFIIDAINKLGFHEPTEIQERLIPTILKGESAIGQSQTGTGKTHAYILPIMDKLDPSRNEVQAVIAAPTRELANQIYHEVLKIAEHAPQGEQITARCYIGGTDKQRTIEKLKTQPQIVIGTPGRINDLVKENALFVHTANVLVIDEADLMLDMGFIEDIDQFASRMPEKLQMLVFSATIPEKLKPFLKKYMENPKFVQIDPKQATAEKIEHILLPARHRDKIGLVHSALLAFNPYLGIVFANTKKKADEIADGLIQKGMKVGRIHGDLSPRERKRVMKQIKDLEFQYLVATDLAARGIDIQGISHVINYELPTDLDFYIHRVGRTARAGSSGIALTVYEQSDEDALVRLEKMGITFKNIDLKKGEFTEIEERNRRQNRKKKETTGEAKAKSLVSKPKKVKPGYKKKMKYEMDKIKKRENRIQKRNK, encoded by the coding sequence ATGAGTGAAACAAAATTTAATCGTTATGAATTGAAACCGTTCATTATAGATGCGATCAATAAACTAGGTTTTCATGAGCCGACTGAAATCCAGGAACGTCTTATTCCTACAATCCTGAAGGGTGAGAGTGCCATCGGGCAATCCCAGACCGGTACAGGAAAGACGCATGCCTATATACTGCCAATTATGGATAAGCTTGATCCATCACGCAATGAGGTGCAAGCAGTAATCGCTGCCCCGACACGTGAGCTTGCCAATCAAATTTACCATGAAGTTCTTAAGATTGCTGAACACGCTCCACAGGGAGAACAGATCACAGCCCGCTGCTATATTGGCGGAACGGACAAGCAAAGAACGATTGAGAAGCTTAAGACACAGCCACAAATCGTCATTGGCACACCGGGAAGGATTAACGACCTGGTGAAGGAAAACGCGCTATTTGTGCATACAGCGAACGTGCTCGTGATTGATGAGGCAGACTTAATGCTGGATATGGGCTTTATCGAGGATATCGACCAGTTTGCGTCCCGTATGCCAGAAAAGCTGCAAATGCTTGTATTTTCAGCAACGATTCCTGAAAAATTAAAACCATTCCTGAAAAAGTACATGGAAAACCCAAAATTTGTACAAATCGATCCTAAACAGGCTACGGCAGAGAAGATTGAACATATTCTTCTGCCAGCAAGGCATCGTGATAAAATCGGGCTTGTTCATTCTGCTCTTCTTGCGTTCAACCCATATCTCGGGATTGTATTTGCCAACACAAAGAAAAAAGCTGATGAAATTGCCGATGGTTTGATCCAAAAAGGAATGAAGGTTGGCCGTATCCATGGAGACCTGAGCCCGCGCGAGCGCAAGCGTGTCATGAAGCAAATCAAGGATCTTGAGTTCCAGTATCTTGTAGCCACTGATCTGGCAGCAAGAGGAATTGATATTCAGGGAATCAGCCATGTCATCAACTATGAGCTGCCTACGGATCTTGATTTTTATATCCACAGGGTGGGAAGGACGGCACGTGCCGGCTCATCAGGGATTGCCTTGACGGTTTATGAGCAGAGTGATGAAGATGCACTGGTCCGTCTTGAAAAGATGGGCATCACTTTTAAAAACATTGATTTGAAAAAAGGTGAATTCACCGAAATCGAAGAGCGTAACAGACGCCAGAACAGAAAGAAAAAAGAAACTACTGGTGAGGCGAAGGCAAAGTCGCTCGTTTCCAAGCCTAAAAAGGTAAAACCAGGCTATAAAAAGAAGATGAAATATGAGATGGATAAAATTAAGAAACGGGAAAACCGTATTCAAAAGAGAAATAAATAA
- a CDS encoding metal ABC transporter permease, with amino-acid sequence MISGLLQYEFLQNAFLTGMIIGVIAPLLGVFIVVRRLSLIADALSHVTLAGIAASLLLEKKFMLFSGLNPLYMGMAFSVGGSLFIEKLRTVYKHYQELAIPIILSGGIGLGVIFISLADGFNTDLFSYLFGSVSAVSRADLWTILIISILVIALVVLLYKELFLLSFDEEYARATGIAAKTLHFIFIVMVALVIAASMRIVGILLVSSLMTLPVAASIRFAKGFKQTIFYSILFGEVSVLGGLFLSYYLDLAPGGTIVMIAVFILVLAIWLKKRAATRSI; translated from the coding sequence ATGATTAGCGGACTGTTGCAATATGAATTTTTGCAGAATGCTTTTTTAACCGGCATGATCATTGGGGTGATTGCCCCGCTTCTCGGTGTTTTCATCGTAGTAAGACGGCTTTCCCTCATAGCGGATGCTCTCAGCCATGTCACATTGGCGGGAATTGCAGCAAGCCTTCTGCTGGAAAAAAAGTTTATGCTGTTCAGCGGCTTGAATCCACTTTATATGGGAATGGCGTTCTCAGTTGGCGGATCATTATTCATTGAAAAGCTGCGTACCGTGTATAAGCATTATCAGGAATTGGCGATTCCTATTATCCTATCCGGGGGAATCGGGCTTGGGGTCATCTTCATTTCGCTTGCTGATGGCTTCAACACAGATTTGTTCAGCTATTTATTTGGCAGCGTGAGTGCGGTGAGCAGGGCTGATCTATGGACAATCCTGATTATCAGCATCCTTGTAATAGCGCTTGTTGTGTTATTGTATAAAGAACTTTTCCTATTATCATTCGATGAAGAATATGCAAGGGCAACCGGAATAGCCGCAAAGACGCTCCACTTTATATTCATCGTCATGGTGGCACTGGTGATTGCGGCATCGATGAGAATTGTTGGAATCTTGCTGGTCTCTTCCCTGATGACGCTGCCAGTTGCTGCAAGCATCCGGTTCGCGAAGGGTTTCAAGCAAACCATTTTCTATTCCATCCTGTTTGGTGAGGTATCGGTATTAGGCGGTTTGTTCCTGTCCTACTATCTGGACCTTGCTCCTGGAGGAACGATTGTAATGATTGCGGTATTTATCCTTGTGCTGGCCATTTGGCTTAAAAAACGTGCAGCAACTAGATCCATCTAA
- a CDS encoding deoxyribonuclease IV: MLIGSHVSMSGKKMLLAASEEAVSYGANTFMIYTGAPQNTRRKKIEDLNIEAGRLHMEQNGINEIVVHAPYIINIGNTQNPDTFDLGVRFLRSEIDRTEAIGARQIVLHPGAHVGAGTEKGIEKIIEGLNEVLTSDDKVQIALETMAGKGSECGKSFEELAMIIDGVTHNDKLSVCFDTCHTHDAGYAVVEDFDGVLNEFDKIIGLDRLKVLHINDSKNEVGMRKDRHENIGFGHIGFDALNYIVHHPQLTHVPKILETPFVGEDKNSKKAPYKHEIAMLKSKQFEENLLEMIKND, encoded by the coding sequence ATGTTAATTGGATCACATGTTTCCATGAGCGGAAAAAAAATGCTGCTCGCTGCCAGTGAGGAAGCTGTCTCATATGGTGCAAATACTTTCATGATCTATACAGGGGCACCTCAAAATACAAGAAGGAAAAAAATCGAGGACCTGAATATTGAAGCAGGCCGCCTGCATATGGAGCAAAACGGTATCAATGAGATCGTCGTCCATGCTCCTTATATCATCAATATCGGGAACACGCAGAACCCTGATACATTTGATTTAGGAGTAAGGTTCCTGCGCAGCGAAATCGACCGGACAGAAGCAATCGGAGCAAGGCAAATCGTGCTGCACCCGGGTGCGCATGTTGGAGCCGGAACAGAAAAGGGCATTGAAAAAATCATCGAAGGACTGAATGAAGTTCTTACCAGTGATGATAAGGTTCAAATCGCTCTTGAAACGATGGCTGGAAAAGGCTCAGAGTGCGGAAAATCCTTCGAAGAACTCGCGATGATCATCGATGGAGTAACCCATAACGACAAGTTGTCCGTCTGCTTTGATACATGTCATACACATGATGCTGGTTATGCAGTTGTTGAAGATTTTGATGGTGTCCTGAATGAATTCGACAAAATCATCGGTCTTGACAGGCTGAAAGTACTTCACATCAATGACAGCAAAAATGAGGTCGGGATGAGGAAAGACCGCCACGAGAATATTGGCTTTGGCCATATCGGCTTTGACGCGTTAAACTATATTGTCCACCATCCGCAATTGACGCATGTTCCAAAGATTCTTGAAACTCCATTTGTCGGTGAGGACAAGAACAGTAAGAAAGCACCTTACAAACATGAAATTGCCATGCTAAAAAGCAAACAATTCGAAGAAAACCTGCTTGAAATGATAAAGAATGACTAA
- a CDS encoding YqfQ family protein: MGQHQMYSNRFGPGPMMPQGQMPRMPGRNPRSRQGGGLLSKILGKGNSQRNSPAGLLSGGNTAARGAGSGGGILKTLADPSALNGFLTNTQKVLNTAQQFGPMIQQYGPLVRNLPSMWKLYRGLKDLPDAEEQTAETETNEKTEKKQKTKKSKRAGQTSPTQKKPAQKQSNNAASTPKLFI; the protein is encoded by the coding sequence ATGGGCCAGCACCAGATGTATTCGAATCGATTCGGTCCTGGACCTATGATGCCACAGGGCCAGATGCCGCGGATGCCAGGAAGGAATCCCCGCTCAAGACAAGGCGGCGGACTTCTTTCGAAGATACTGGGCAAAGGCAATAGCCAGCGGAATAGTCCAGCCGGTTTATTATCTGGAGGAAATACAGCAGCACGAGGAGCAGGCTCAGGCGGCGGTATCCTGAAAACTCTCGCTGATCCATCTGCTTTGAATGGATTTCTCACCAACACTCAAAAAGTTCTTAACACTGCACAGCAATTCGGACCGATGATCCAGCAATATGGTCCTCTCGTCCGAAATTTGCCTTCAATGTGGAAACTGTACAGAGGATTGAAGGACCTCCCGGATGCTGAAGAGCAAACGGCTGAAACAGAAACGAATGAAAAAACAGAGAAAAAGCAAAAGACAAAAAAATCCAAAAGGGCTGGCCAGACTTCCCCGACACAAAAAAAGCCCGCGCAAAAACAAAGCAATAATGCAGCTTCTACTCCTAAATTATTCATATAA
- the cccA gene encoding cytochrome c550: MNRNPIIPFVLIMVMGIGLMFLLSFKGVGDSKDLAKEKEGGGEKTEETAEVNPEKFYQQSCAACHGNQYEGVSGPALKGVGSKYSKEEIQDILVNGKGNMPPGMAAGKEAEMAEWIVNELK; encoded by the coding sequence ATGAATCGTAATCCAATTATCCCGTTCGTGTTGATCATGGTGATGGGGATCGGCTTGATGTTCCTGCTTTCTTTCAAGGGTGTAGGGGATTCCAAGGACCTTGCTAAGGAAAAAGAAGGCGGCGGTGAAAAGACAGAAGAAACTGCTGAAGTGAACCCTGAGAAGTTCTACCAGCAATCTTGCGCAGCGTGCCACGGAAACCAGTATGAAGGTGTATCTGGTCCAGCCTTGAAAGGTGTTGGCAGCAAGTATTCCAAAGAAGAAATTCAAGACATTTTGGTTAATGGTAAAGGCAACATGCCACCAGGAATGGCTGCTGGCAAGGAAGCAGAAATGGCAGAATGGATTGTCAATGAATTGAAGTAA
- a CDS encoding tRNA (adenine(22)-N(1))-methyltransferase, with translation MNTEKLSDRLEAVANNIPKAARLADIGSDHAYLPCHVVIKGTVPMAIAGEVAEGPFQSALEQVQEENLTDKIFVRKGDGLEVIEAGEVDCITIAGMGGTLISTILEKGKLKLQGVSRLVLQPNVGSFAVRRWLIDNGWELVKEEILEEDRKIYEVLVAEQGEPLKPYQDLDVELGILFGPFLLKEKTAVFKEKWSAEKRNWERILKQLDEAVQNDETESKRQELKTKLKMAEEALQ, from the coding sequence ATGAATACTGAAAAACTCTCAGACCGGCTTGAAGCCGTTGCAAATAATATTCCAAAGGCGGCGAGGCTGGCCGATATCGGTTCTGACCATGCCTATCTTCCTTGTCATGTTGTAATAAAGGGAACTGTCCCGATGGCGATAGCTGGTGAGGTCGCAGAAGGGCCGTTTCAATCTGCCCTTGAACAAGTTCAGGAGGAAAACCTAACAGACAAGATTTTCGTCAGAAAAGGGGACGGCCTTGAAGTTATTGAAGCTGGAGAGGTAGATTGTATAACGATCGCCGGTATGGGCGGTACATTGATTTCAACGATCCTTGAAAAAGGAAAATTGAAACTGCAAGGAGTCAGCAGGCTTGTCCTCCAGCCTAATGTTGGCAGCTTTGCAGTGCGCAGATGGCTGATTGACAATGGGTGGGAACTGGTTAAAGAAGAAATCCTTGAAGAAGACCGGAAAATTTATGAGGTCCTTGTAGCGGAACAGGGTGAACCGCTGAAGCCTTATCAGGATCTCGATGTGGAACTAGGAATATTGTTTGGTCCATTTTTACTAAAGGAAAAGACTGCAGTGTTTAAAGAAAAGTGGAGTGCAGAAAAGAGAAATTGGGAGCGAATCTTAAAGCAGCTGGATGAGGCTGTGCAGAATGATGAGACCGAAAGCAAGAGACAGGAACTGAAAACAAAACTAAAGATGGCAGAGGAGGCGTTACAGTGA